The following is a genomic window from Candidatus Methylomirabilota bacterium.
TGCACGACGCCCTGGTGAAGCCGATGCCGGCGGGGGTCAGCACGCCGAGCCTGGCGGAGTCGTGGACGGAATCCAAGGACCACTTGAGCTATACGTTCACGCTCAGGAAGAACGCGCGCTTCCACAACGGCGAGCCCGTCACCGCGGAAGACGTCAAGTTCTCCTTCGAGCGCTACAAGGGCGCCTCTGCCACCCTCCTCAAGGACAAGGTCAAGGAGGTGCAAGCGCTCTCGCCTACCCAGGTGCGCTTCGTCCTCAAGGAGCCCTGGCCCGACTTCATGACCTTCTACGGCACGACAGCCTCGGGCGCGGCGTGGATCGTCCCCAAGAAGTACGTGGAGAAAGTCGGCGAGGACGGCTTCAAGGCGGCGCCCGTCGGCGCCGGGCCCTATAAGGTCATCTCGTTCAAGCCCGGCGTAGAGCTCGTGCTCGAGGCTTTCGACGGGTACTGGCGCAAGGCGCCCTCGGTGAAACGGCTCGTCATGCGTTCGCTGCCGGAGGAGTCGACGCGGGCCGCGGCGTTGAGAAACGGCGAGGTGGACCTCGTCTATCTCCTCACGGGCCCGACGGCCGAGGCGGTGCAGAAGGCTCCCGGCTTCAAGGTCGTGGCGCCGCTGCTCTCAGGAGCCTTCTGGCTCGAGCTGCCGGACCAGTGGGATCCCAAGTCGCCGTGGGCGGACCGGCGCGTGCGGCTGGCCGCGAGCCACGCCATAGACCGCCAGGCGGTGAACAAGGCCGAGACGCTCGGGTTCTCGCGGCTCACCGGCAATTT
Proteins encoded in this region:
- a CDS encoding ABC transporter substrate-binding protein, giving the protein MRPFHARRLVLVLALLLATPAVAAAAEGEMRWGLHVTLAPKWLDPAETEAFNTPFMVLYAVHDALVKPMPAGVSTPSLAESWTESKDHLSYTFTLRKNARFHNGEPVTAEDVKFSFERYKGASATLLKDKVKEVQALSPTQVRFVLKEPWPDFMTFYGTTASGAAWIVPKKYVEKVGEDGFKAAPVGAGPYKVISFKPGVELVLEAFDGYWRKAPSVKRLVMRSLPEESTRAAALRNGEVDLVYLLTGPTAEAVQKAPGFKVVAPLLSGAFWLELPDQWDPKSPWADRRVRLAASHAIDRQAVNKAETLGFSRLTGNFVPRIFQYALTFEAPAYDPERAKKLLAEAGYPSGFDGGDFYPFPPYNSMGEAIQGYFQAVGIRTRQRTMERAAYFSAWREKKLHGVILVVSATFGNAATKLEPYVTKNGIYA